A single genomic interval of Electrophorus electricus isolate fEleEle1 chromosome 2, fEleEle1.pri, whole genome shotgun sequence harbors:
- the LOC113577959 gene encoding DEP domain-containing mTOR-interacting protein-like has product MGPRAAADPSKQEKIVSRGRHGSRRHGYQDDSPVLHNPKSVLKRQVSPEELQTPGGKYISRTFTIVGDAVGWGFVVRGSSPCHIQAVDPSGPAAAVGMKVCQFVVSVNGLNVLELDYRTVSHLILTGPRTFVMEVMEPLDH; this is encoded by the exons ATGGGACCACGCGCAGCAG cTGATCCATCCAAACAGGAGAAGATTGTGTCTAGGGGTCGTCATGGTAGCAGGAGACATGGTTATCAGGACGATTCTCCTGTACTTCATAACCCAAAGTCAG TGTTAAAGAGGCAGGTGAGTCCAGAAGAGCTGCAAACACCTGGAGGAAAGTATATAAGCAGGACTTTCACT attgtTGGTGATGCGGTGGGCTGGGGGTTTGTCGTGAGGGGCAGTAGCCCATGTCACATTCAGGCTGTTGACCCCAGTGGACCGGCTGCTGCTGTAGGAATGAAG gtATGTCAGTTTGTAGTATCTGTAAATGGACTGAACGTTTTGGAGCTGGACTATAGGACAGTCAGCCACCTCATCCTTACTGGACCACGCACCTTCGTCATGGAGGTCATGGAACCACTTGACCACTGA